One Streptomyces sp. NBC_00223 genomic window carries:
- the cydB gene encoding cytochrome d ubiquinol oxidase subunit II, with protein sequence MHLHDVWFVLIAVLWTGYFFLEGFDFGIGVLTKLLARDRTERRVLINTIGPVWDGNEVWLLTAGGATFAAFPDWYATLFSGFYLPLLAILVCLILRAVAFEYRSKREGERWQRNWEHTIFWTSLLPAVLWGVAFANIVRGVKIDASKEYVGDLFDLLNGYALLGGLVTLTLFTFHGAVFAALKTVGPIRDRARAFATRIGLVTAVLAAGFLVWTQADSGNGRSLPALILAVAALCGALAANLAGREGWSFALSGLTIAATVAMFFLSLFPDVMPSSLDSAWSLTVGNASATPYTLRIMTWCAGIATPLVLLYQGWTYWVFRKRIGTQHIAAH encoded by the coding sequence ATGCACCTGCACGACGTCTGGTTCGTACTCATCGCCGTCCTGTGGACGGGCTACTTCTTCCTCGAAGGGTTCGACTTCGGGATCGGTGTCCTCACCAAGCTGCTCGCCCGCGACCGCACCGAGCGGCGCGTCCTGATCAACACCATCGGGCCGGTCTGGGACGGCAACGAGGTGTGGCTGCTCACCGCGGGCGGCGCCACCTTCGCCGCCTTCCCCGACTGGTACGCCACGCTCTTCTCCGGCTTCTACCTGCCGCTGCTGGCCATCCTGGTCTGCCTGATCCTGCGCGCGGTCGCCTTCGAGTACCGGTCCAAGCGGGAAGGCGAGCGCTGGCAGCGCAACTGGGAGCACACGATCTTCTGGACCTCGCTGCTGCCCGCCGTGCTGTGGGGTGTGGCCTTCGCGAACATCGTGCGCGGGGTGAAGATCGACGCGAGCAAGGAGTACGTCGGCGACCTCTTCGACCTGCTCAACGGATACGCGCTGCTCGGCGGCCTGGTCACCCTCACGCTCTTCACCTTCCACGGCGCGGTGTTCGCCGCGCTGAAGACGGTCGGGCCGATCCGGGACCGGGCCAGGGCGTTCGCCACGCGGATCGGACTGGTCACGGCCGTACTGGCGGCGGGCTTCCTGGTCTGGACACAGGCCGACAGCGGCAACGGACGCAGTCTGCCCGCGCTGATCCTGGCCGTGGCGGCGCTCTGCGGGGCGCTCGCGGCGAATCTGGCCGGGCGCGAGGGCTGGTCGTTCGCCCTGTCGGGGCTGACGATCGCGGCCACCGTCGCGATGTTCTTCCTGTCGCTCTTCCCCGACGTCATGCCGTCCTCGCTCGACAGTGCCTGGAGCCTGACGGTCGGCAACGCCTCCGCGACCCCGTACACACTGCGGATCATGACCTGGTGCGCGGGCATCGCCACCCCGCTGGTCCTGCTCTACCAGGGGTGGACGTACTGGGTGTTCCGCAAGCGGATCGGTACGCAGCACATCGCCGCGCACTGA
- a CDS encoding cytochrome ubiquinol oxidase subunit I, producing MQLALEPLNVARWQFGITTVYHFLFVPLTISLSALTAGLQTAWVRSGNEKYLRATKFWGKLFLINIAMGVATGIVQEFQFGMNWSDYSRFVGDVFGAPLAFESLIAFFFESTFIGLWIFGWDRLPKRIHLGCIWMVSIGTVLSAYFILAANSWMQHPVGYRYNPKTKRAELTDFWAMLTQNTALAQFFHTMSAAFLTGAAFMIGIAAYHLARKRHIAVMRSSLRLALAVAVVAGALTAISGDTLGKVMFKQQPMKMAAAEALWDGQKGAPFSIFAVGDVNKGHNKVAIDVPNLLSFLADDTFTSYVPGINDVNKAEQAKYGPGDYRPNIPTAYWGFRWMIGFGVVSIGVGAAGLWLTRRRFWLAPDHRTGEDEVPYLMLTRDTRLGDKLSRWYWRIALLTMVFPLLANSWGWIFTETGRQPWAVYGVLRTRDAVSPGVSTGEVLTSLTVFTLLYALLAVVEVRLLVKYAKAGPPELTDADRRSPTRIGGFGPGDGDGGDADADADRPMAFSY from the coding sequence GTGCAGCTCGCGCTGGAGCCACTGAACGTCGCCCGTTGGCAATTCGGCATCACCACCGTCTACCACTTCCTCTTCGTCCCGCTGACGATCTCGCTGTCCGCGCTCACCGCCGGACTGCAGACCGCCTGGGTGCGGAGCGGGAACGAGAAGTATCTGCGGGCCACCAAGTTCTGGGGCAAGCTCTTCCTGATCAACATCGCCATGGGTGTGGCGACGGGCATCGTCCAGGAGTTCCAGTTCGGGATGAACTGGTCGGACTACTCGCGCTTCGTCGGCGATGTCTTCGGCGCCCCGCTCGCCTTCGAATCCCTGATCGCGTTCTTCTTCGAGTCCACCTTCATCGGCCTGTGGATCTTCGGCTGGGACCGGTTGCCGAAGCGGATCCACCTCGGCTGCATCTGGATGGTCTCGATCGGGACGGTCCTGTCCGCGTACTTCATCCTGGCCGCCAACTCCTGGATGCAGCATCCGGTCGGCTACCGCTACAACCCGAAGACCAAGCGCGCGGAACTCACCGACTTCTGGGCGATGCTCACCCAGAACACCGCGCTCGCCCAGTTCTTCCACACCATGTCCGCCGCCTTCCTCACCGGCGCCGCGTTCATGATCGGCATCGCCGCCTACCACCTGGCCCGCAAGCGGCACATCGCCGTGATGCGCTCCTCGCTGCGTCTGGCCCTGGCCGTCGCGGTCGTGGCCGGCGCCCTCACCGCGATCAGCGGCGACACTCTCGGCAAGGTCATGTTCAAGCAGCAGCCGATGAAGATGGCCGCGGCCGAGGCCCTGTGGGACGGCCAGAAGGGCGCGCCCTTCTCGATCTTCGCGGTCGGCGACGTCAACAAGGGCCACAACAAGGTCGCCATCGACGTGCCCAACCTGCTCTCCTTCCTCGCCGACGACACCTTCACCAGCTATGTGCCCGGCATCAACGACGTGAACAAGGCCGAGCAGGCCAAGTACGGCCCCGGCGACTACCGCCCCAACATCCCCACCGCCTACTGGGGCTTCCGCTGGATGATCGGCTTCGGCGTGGTCTCCATCGGGGTCGGCGCGGCCGGGCTGTGGCTGACCCGCCGCCGCTTCTGGCTCGCCCCGGATCACCGCACGGGCGAGGACGAGGTGCCGTACCTCATGCTGACCCGCGACACCCGGCTCGGCGACAAGCTCTCCCGCTGGTACTGGCGGATCGCCCTGCTCACCATGGTCTTCCCGCTGCTCGCCAACTCCTGGGGCTGGATCTTCACCGAGACCGGCCGTCAGCCGTGGGCGGTCTACGGCGTGCTCCGCACCCGGGACGCGGTCTCCCCCGGGGTCTCCACCGGTGAGGTCCTCACCTCGCTGACCGTCTTCACCCTGCTCTACGCCCTGCTCGCCGTCGTCGAGGTACGGCTGCTGGTGAAGTACGCCAAGGCCGGTCCGCCCGAACTCACCGACGCCGACCGGCGGTCCCCCACCCGGATCGGCGGCTTCGGCCCGGGCGACGGGGACGGCGGGGACGCCGACGCCGACGCCGACCGGCCGATGGCCTTCTCGTACTGA